From Vicugna pacos chromosome 6, VicPac4, whole genome shotgun sequence, a single genomic window includes:
- the CDKN3 gene encoding cyclin-dependent kinase inhibitor 3 isoform X2, with the protein MQTSEFDSSDEEPVEDEQTPIQISWLPLSQVNCSQFLGLCALPGCKFKDVRRNIQKDTEELKSYGIQDIFVFCTRGELSKYRVPNLLDLYHKYGIITHHHPIPDGGTPDIAGCCEIMEELEICLKNNRKTLIHCYGGLGRSCLVAACLLLYLSDTVSPQQAIDSLRDLRGSGAIQTIKQYNYLHEFRDKLAAHLSSRDSLSRSVSR; encoded by the exons ATGCAAACAAGTGAGTTCGACTCATCAGATGAAGAGCCTGTTGAAGATGAACAGACTCCAATTCAAATATCATG gCTACCCCTGTCACAAGTGAATTGTTCTCAGTTTCTTGGTTTATGTGCTCTTCCAG GTTGTAAATTTAAAGACGTTAGAAGAAACATCCAAAAAGATACAG AAGAACTAAAGAGCTATGGTATACAAGACATATTTGTTTTCTGCACCAGAGGGGAACTGTCAAAATATAGAGTTCCAAACCTTTTGGACCTCTACCATAAGTACGGAATTATCACTCATCATCATCCAATCCCAGATGGAGGGACTCCTGACATAGCCGGCTGCTGTGAAATAATGGAGGAGCTTGAAATCTGCCTTAAAAATAACCGAAAAACCTTAATACA CTGTTATGGAGGACTTGGGAGATCTTGTCTTG TAGCTGCATGTCTCCTCCTCTACCTGTCTGACACAGTATCACCACAGCAAGCCATAGACAGCCTGAGAGACCTAAGAGGATCTGGGGCCATACAGACCATAAAG CAATATAATTATCTTCATGAGTTCCGGGACAAACTAGCTGCACATCTATCATCAAGAGATTCACTATCAAGATCTGTATctagataa
- the CDKN3 gene encoding cyclin-dependent kinase inhibitor 3 isoform X1: MKPPSSMQTSEFDSSDEEPVEDEQTPIQISWLPLSQVNCSQFLGLCALPGCKFKDVRRNIQKDTEELKSYGIQDIFVFCTRGELSKYRVPNLLDLYHKYGIITHHHPIPDGGTPDIAGCCEIMEELEICLKNNRKTLIHCYGGLGRSCLVAACLLLYLSDTVSPQQAIDSLRDLRGSGAIQTIKQYNYLHEFRDKLAAHLSSRDSLSRSVSR; encoded by the exons ATGAAGCCG CCTAGTTCAATGCAAACAAGTGAGTTCGACTCATCAGATGAAGAGCCTGTTGAAGATGAACAGACTCCAATTCAAATATCATG gCTACCCCTGTCACAAGTGAATTGTTCTCAGTTTCTTGGTTTATGTGCTCTTCCAG GTTGTAAATTTAAAGACGTTAGAAGAAACATCCAAAAAGATACAG AAGAACTAAAGAGCTATGGTATACAAGACATATTTGTTTTCTGCACCAGAGGGGAACTGTCAAAATATAGAGTTCCAAACCTTTTGGACCTCTACCATAAGTACGGAATTATCACTCATCATCATCCAATCCCAGATGGAGGGACTCCTGACATAGCCGGCTGCTGTGAAATAATGGAGGAGCTTGAAATCTGCCTTAAAAATAACCGAAAAACCTTAATACA CTGTTATGGAGGACTTGGGAGATCTTGTCTTG TAGCTGCATGTCTCCTCCTCTACCTGTCTGACACAGTATCACCACAGCAAGCCATAGACAGCCTGAGAGACCTAAGAGGATCTGGGGCCATACAGACCATAAAG CAATATAATTATCTTCATGAGTTCCGGGACAAACTAGCTGCACATCTATCATCAAGAGATTCACTATCAAGATCTGTATctagataa